Below is a genomic region from Parageobacillus toebii NBRC 107807.
GGGAACAATGGCTTCAGAAGGGGTACAAGCATTGCAGTATTATCCATGGCGTCTGTTTTTCCCGGCTACATTTATTTGCTTGACTATTTTTGCTTTTAATGTAGTGGGAGATGGACTGCGCGATGCATTAGATCCAAGATTACGCAAGTAGGGTGTGAGAGTATGGAAAAACTGTTGGAAGTGAAAAATTTAGAGGTATCGTTTCAAACATACGGTGGAGAAGTACAAGCTGTTCGTGGAGTGAGCTTCCATGTAAATAAGGGTGAAACATTAGCGATTGTAGGGGAATCAGGTTCTGGAAAAAGCGTCACTTCACAAACGATTATGCGCCTTATTCCTACTCCGCCTGGAAAAATAAAAAACGGTCAAATCATATTTAATGGAGAAGATCTTGTCAAAAAAACGGATAAAGAAATGGAACAAATTCGTGGAAGAGATATCGGGATGATTTTCCAAGATCCGATGACATCGCTCAATCCAACGATGAAAGTCGGACATCAGATTATGGAAGTGATCATGAAACATCAAAAGGTGTCTAAATCAACGGCAAAAGAACGGGCAATTGAATTGCTGCGATTAGTTGGAATCCCAATGCCAGAAAAGCGTGTAAATCAATATCCGCACGAATTTTCTGGGGGAATGAGACAACGTGCGATGATTGCCATTGCTTTGGCTTCCAATCCAAAGCTGTTAATTGCCGACGAACCAACAACTGCTCTCGATGTAACCATTCAAGCGCAAATTTTGGAATTAATGAAAGATTTACAGAAGAAAACAGGGACAGCCATTATTTTTATTACTCATGATTTAGGAGTAGTAGCCAACATGGCTGATCGCGTTGCTGTGATGTATGCGGGGAAAATCGTTGAAATGGGAACGGTGGATGAAATTTTTTACGATCCGCGGCACCCTTATACGTGGGGCCTGCTTGCCTCCATGCCAAGCCTTGATAGTGATGATAAGGTAGAGTTGGCATCGATTCCAGGATCGCCGCCGGATTTAACGAATCCTCCAAAAGGTGATGCGTTTGCGCCGCGTAATCCGTACGCAATGAAAATTGATTTTGAAATGGAACCGCCGTTGTTCCAAATTTCTGATACCCATTATGCGGCGACATGGCTGCTTCATCCGGATGCACCAAAAGTAGAGCCACCCGAAGCGGTAAAACGCCGATTGCGCAAGCTCTCCACTAACTACCCTCAACCAATCATTGTAAGGGAGAGTGAGTAATATGCCTGAAAAACAAAAGCTCATTGAAGTGAAAAATTTAAAACAGTATTTTCCAGTGGGTGGCGGAAAAGTCGTTAAAGCTGTAGATGGCGTTACCTTCGATATTTATAAAGGAGAAACATTTGGTCTTGTTGGGGAGTCGGGTTGCGGTAAATCAACGACGGGACGAACGATTATCGGGCTATATAAGGCGACGGGCGGAGAAGTTCTTTTTAATGGTATAAATGTCCACGGCAAACACTCAGCCAAAGAGTTGAAAGTATTAAAGCGAAAAATGCAAATGATTTTCCAAGATCCGTATTCATCGCTTAATCCGCGCATGACCGTTGCAGATATTATCGCTGAAGGGATTGATATTCACGGCCTTGCGAAAACGAAGGAAGAACGGATGCAGCGCGTATATGAGCTGCTTGAGACAGTCGGTTTAAACCGTGAGCATGCCAATCGCTATCCGCATGAGTTCTCCGGCGGCCAGCGCCAGCGTATCGGGATTGCCCGCGCGCTAGCGGTAGAGCCAGAGTTTATTATCGCCGATGAGCCGATTTCTGCGTTAGATGTGTCGATTCAGGCGCAAGTGGTGAACTTAATGAAAAAGTTGCAGCGGGAAAAAGGCTTGACATATTTGTTTATCGCTCATGATTTGTCGATGGTGAAATATATTAGCGATCGTATTGGCGTTATGTACTTTGGAAGAATGGTGGAACTTGCGGATGCGGAGGAATTGTACCGCAATCCGATTCATCCTTACACAAAAGCGCTATTATCGGCAATCCCGCTTCCTGACCCGGAAACAGAGCGGACGCGCAAACGGATTATTTATGATCCGTCGCAGCATAATTATAAAGAAGGAGAGGAATTGGAGTTTCGTGAAATTACTCCAGGGCATTTCGTATTATGCTCGGAAGCAGAATATAAAACATATCAATCGATGTATAAATAAAACGATCTCGATTTGAGAGATCGTTTTATTTTTTGCCGCCGACTAAATTCCAGCCAGCTTGTGTACGTTTTGTTTCGTTTACATGTTCTTTTCGCTTCGAACCGCCGAAAATTTTTTCGCCAATACCGTTCGCGATGACTCCCATTAACGCAGTGATGCCAACAATCATTACGAAAACGATGATATAATCCATAACATATTGTGTCATGAACGCTCTCCCCCCAGGCAATCGCTCTAATTTTATTGTAAGTGATTTTTCTTTTTATTGGAAGAAGCGGTGAAAAATAAACCTAGAAAATAGATGACTTTTTTGAAAAACTATATCTTTATTTATATATTTATTGTATAATGTATTATGTTAGAGTTATTTCAAATTACCATGTTTTGTAGTTGCAGAGTTTAGCTAGTTCGTTCCATTGATATAGAAGGCAAGGTTAGGTTATCCTTGTTGAAAGGGAGTGAGAATATGGTGAAATTGTATACTTCACCAAGTTGCACGTCATGCCGAAAAGCGAAAGCATGGCTAGAAAAACATAATATTCCTTATGTAGAACGCAATATTTTCTCCGAACCGTTAACGATTGAGGAGATTAAAGAAATTCTACGCATGACGGAAACAGGAACAGATGAGATTATTTCAACAAGATCAAAAGTTTTCCAAAAGCTGAACATCAATCTCGAGTCGTTGCCGCTTCAAGATTTATATGAACTTATTCAAAAACATCCTGGAATTTTACGTAGACCGATTATTATTGATGAAAAACGGCTTCAAGTCGGTTACAATGAAGACGAGATTCGCCGTTTCTTACCACGTAAAGTGCGAGCATATCAACTTCGTCAAGCGCAACGTCTCGTTAACGAATAAGAGGAGAACCAACTTCTACATGGTCCGCCATGTAGAAGTTTTTTATCACCTCTTTATTGAGCAGCAGATCCATATTTTTATGTCCAACGATGCAATTTTCTACGATTGATAATGAAACCGAGCAAAACGACTGATGCCGCTGTAATAAATGGAAACATCGGTTTCCATGCAGCAGCGCTGTCGTATAAATAGCGGATTTGTTGTTCTTCGCTGATCATTTTTCCGGCGGTATAGGCTAACAGAGCTCCGCCAATATAAATGAGGAAAGGGTATCGTTCCATCGCATAAAGAATTAGTTTACTGCCTAAAATGATAATGGGAACGGAAAAAAGAAAACCAAACACAACGAGAGAAGTATGACCTTGAGCTGCTCCAGCGATCGCAAGAACATTGTCTAACCCCATCACAATATCAGCTGTCACAATTGTCCATATCGCTTTCCAAAGGGATGTTTCCGATTTAATAGATGCACTCGCTTCCTCTTTTTGAACCATTAATCTTAAAGAAATCCAAAGCAAAATGCAGCCGCCGACTAGCTGCAAAAAAGGGATTTTTAATAATATCACGATCCCTACTGTTAAGAGAATGCGAATGAAAATGGCCAACGCGGTGCCAAGGACAATTGCGATATTTCGTTTTCGTTCCGGCAGCTTGCGGCTTGCTAACGCGATAACAACAGCATTATCTCCTCCAAGAATAATATCAATGCCAACGATGAGAAGAATGGATGTCACATATTCGCCAGCCATGCATGTCCCTCATTTCTTTTGTTTTCACCATCATTATAGTAGGGCATGTTTTATTTCATACCCAATTTTTAAAAACTTGGTTTTTTTATTTCCCATCTTTCGATTTTTATCATAAAATAAAAGTACAAGACATAATCTTGTATTTAAGATAGAATTTTTGGGGGTAAAAGTCCCTTCAATTTTATTCTTTTTTTTAGGAAGGGAGAGTTCGGCAATATGGAAATAGAGCGAATTAATGAACATACAGTAAAGTTTTATATTTCTTACGTTGATATAGAAGAACGTGGTTTTGACCGGGAAGAAATTTGGTATAACCGTGAGCGCAGCGAAGAATTATTTTGGGAAATGATGGATGAGGTTCATAGCGAAGGCGATTTTTCGCTTGAGGGCCCTCTTTGGATTCAAGTACAAGCATTGGATAAAGGGTTAGAAGTGCTTGTCACAAAAGCGCAATTATCGAAAGATGGAAGCAAATTGGAACTTCCGCTTCCGGAAGAAAAATTGCGCGATTTTCCAGTCCCAGTTGATGAAAAAATTGAAGAACTGCTTGACCATCATTTCCATATTGTACGCAATGATGAATCGTTTACCGACGATAATGATAAGGAAATCCTTCAGTTTACTATTTGTTTTAAAGATATCGAAGATTTGATTGCCCTTGCACATCGTGCTAACTTTACAGGACTTGACAATCGTCTTTTCCAATTTGAAGATCGATATTACTTATTTGTCCAATTTAATGAGGAAGATTACACCGAATATGAAATGGACAACATTTTGAGCTTGCTTCTAGAATATGGAATGGATTCGCAAGTTACGATTTACCGTTTAGAGGAATATGGAAAAGAGATTATTCGCGACAATGCTTTAGAGGCGATCAAACAATATTTTCCATTAAAGTAGCCGCCGATTTCAACTGCTGAAATCGGCGTTTTCTTCGGCGGGAAAGTTTAGAA
It encodes:
- a CDS encoding ABC transporter ATP-binding protein, which translates into the protein MPEKQKLIEVKNLKQYFPVGGGKVVKAVDGVTFDIYKGETFGLVGESGCGKSTTGRTIIGLYKATGGEVLFNGINVHGKHSAKELKVLKRKMQMIFQDPYSSLNPRMTVADIIAEGIDIHGLAKTKEERMQRVYELLETVGLNREHANRYPHEFSGGQRQRIGIARALAVEPEFIIADEPISALDVSIQAQVVNLMKKLQREKGLTYLFIAHDLSMVKYISDRIGVMYFGRMVELADAEELYRNPIHPYTKALLSAIPLPDPETERTRKRIIYDPSQHNYKEGEELEFREITPGHFVLCSEAEYKTYQSMYK
- a CDS encoding ABC transporter ATP-binding protein: MEKLLEVKNLEVSFQTYGGEVQAVRGVSFHVNKGETLAIVGESGSGKSVTSQTIMRLIPTPPGKIKNGQIIFNGEDLVKKTDKEMEQIRGRDIGMIFQDPMTSLNPTMKVGHQIMEVIMKHQKVSKSTAKERAIELLRLVGIPMPEKRVNQYPHEFSGGMRQRAMIAIALASNPKLLIADEPTTALDVTIQAQILELMKDLQKKTGTAIIFITHDLGVVANMADRVAVMYAGKIVEMGTVDEIFYDPRHPYTWGLLASMPSLDSDDKVELASIPGSPPDLTNPPKGDAFAPRNPYAMKIDFEMEPPLFQISDTHYAATWLLHPDAPKVEPPEAVKRRLRKLSTNYPQPIIVRESE
- a CDS encoding TerC family protein; the protein is MAGEYVTSILLIVGIDIILGGDNAVVIALASRKLPERKRNIAIVLGTALAIFIRILLTVGIVILLKIPFLQLVGGCILLWISLRLMVQKEEASASIKSETSLWKAIWTIVTADIVMGLDNVLAIAGAAQGHTSLVVFGFLFSVPIIILGSKLILYAMERYPFLIYIGGALLAYTAGKMISEEQQIRYLYDSAAAWKPMFPFITAASVVLLGFIINRRKLHRWT
- the spxA gene encoding transcriptional regulator SpxA → MVKLYTSPSCTSCRKAKAWLEKHNIPYVERNIFSEPLTIEEIKEILRMTETGTDEIISTRSKVFQKLNINLESLPLQDLYELIQKHPGILRRPIIIDEKRLQVGYNEDEIRRFLPRKVRAYQLRQAQRLVNE
- the mecA gene encoding adaptor protein MecA, producing the protein MEIERINEHTVKFYISYVDIEERGFDREEIWYNRERSEELFWEMMDEVHSEGDFSLEGPLWIQVQALDKGLEVLVTKAQLSKDGSKLELPLPEEKLRDFPVPVDEKIEELLDHHFHIVRNDESFTDDNDKEILQFTICFKDIEDLIALAHRANFTGLDNRLFQFEDRYYLFVQFNEEDYTEYEMDNILSLLLEYGMDSQVTIYRLEEYGKEIIRDNALEAIKQYFPLK